From Micropterus dolomieu isolate WLL.071019.BEF.003 ecotype Adirondacks linkage group LG06, ASM2129224v1, whole genome shotgun sequence:
TGCGGAACAACAGTGACAGGTGAGGGAGGCTGGAGCTGCAAAGCCAGGTTGTTCTTCATTGTTTTGtccatttacagatgtttcagTGTCTTCGTGTCCTTTGTCCTGCCTTCATTGTCCACTTAAGCCTATTTAACCACTGAGCTCGAGGTGTTGGAGGAAGATTACCATGAGTATGTCAAGGTGAGTCATCGCAACCTTCCTATACTGTCTCATATTTATCACACAAGTGAAAATGTTGTACACTTGCCTTCTTTCATTCTtgctttctatttttatttggcATTCCCTGgctttaaacacaaacaaacctgtTTTCAGCTTGAGGGCCACAGTTTGGACAAGAGGTGTCACATGGTGCAGCGTGATGGGCAGATGGTGATCGATAAAGTTACCACTGTAGGAGAGGTGAGAAAAGAAACAACCACACCACCTTGATGCTTGCTTGAACAGAAACCTGCTGTGGCGAAATTACTGTGAGGTGTaatccttttgtgtgtgtgtgtgcaggaggtGACAAAGGAGAGCTTTTCGTATCCCATGTCTGTCCTCAGAGGGCTGGTAACAGAGGGAGCAAACGTGCTGCTGATGCGCCTGATTGTTCTTAGGAAAAAAATGCCAGAGCACATGACTTTCATCTCTTTCGACCAGGGATTACAAATCATACAAACCACTTTTGTAAGTCACTGTGACAGTGAGAACTCTTACTCATTCTGTGTGTTACTTGTGAACTCTGATTATGTCTTTCTCTGTGGTCAGAGGGAGCTGGGTCTGATGCAGCTGGAGGTTGGGGATGAGACGGTCGAGGTATTTGGGGTGGAGAGGACTGTTCACTCTGTGGAGGACAGCCCAAGTACCTGGCAGTGCTACTTCCTGGCTGATGGGTAACTCAATGACTATACCTCTTAGGGTCCTTCACACTATACGCTATGGATGAAATAGGGTACCACTGTTGATTGCACACTACactgttataattattttagtGTTGGCAGCATGTTTGGGCTGCATGATTAATAGTATTAAAAGTTTTGGTAAGTTTTAGTGTTGTTCAATACTTTGAAATCTGATTTTCATGTCACATCAAGAGATGGCCGCATGAAATTTAACAGCATGAGAcctgccttttttttcttttagagtTTTTCCTTGTGTCCTTAGCGAGCTTTGACCGCATCAGGAAATGGTGAATAAGAGCAAGAGAAATAAACGATAAAGTTAATTTCATTTCTGTGCttgtttttagttgtttttcatGTGGGTGTGCATGGTGTACCGTCTGGTCACAAGTGAAACACCCCGCATCCATGACAAGTGCATGAATTTATGACTTTGATGCTGCGGGGGAAAAAACGCTTAACAGACATGTTGAGCAATTTtgctctgttctgttctgtctgaTCAGGCACTTGGCCAGCAGAGTGCAGGTGGGATCACCTGTCACCATGAGGCTTCTTCAGCTGCCATCACAGCTAGAAAAAGGTAAGGTTCACacattacacatacacacaggtttCTCTAATGAAATACAGTCAGTTAtgttgtaagtgtgtgtgtgttaggtttTGAGAAGATCCCCCTGGTTTGGGAAGAAGACATGCAGATGCGATCTAAGTTCTTGGACAGAAAGGTGACCAAGACCGTTCTCATTATATGATATTAGATTCAGACTGACTGTACCTAAAATACTGTTTCCTCCCATATATCACATCTTACCCTATAAATCCTTTGAACAGAACAGAATAGCAACATGTGTTTAATGTCTCGCTGGGGCAGGAGGAGCTGAAGGCGGACCACGCCTCGTACCTGAGACAGCATCCAGAGATCCGGGCCCTCATTTCCGACTTCCTGCAGTTCTTGCTGCTGAGGAAACCAGATGATGTCTTCCAATTTGCCAGAGACTACTTTCTCCCTTTTGCCTCCCGCCATCCTCCAGAACCCAGCCTGAAAGCCCCCTGACTCTGAAAGCACACCTGGgcacatttatcattttaacttgagatgacatttttaaattacattttttacgCTCTAACTTTAAAACCTTAGCTGTATGATCTTGCTATAAAACTTTATCTGAATAAAGTGGTTTGTTTCAACCAGTGTTTGTAGTTTCATTTCTCTGTTAATCTTGTCTGAGCAATGAGATTTTAAGGTTTGTTTAATTCATTCAATaactgaaaatggaaatacacaaACAGAGGGTTAGGACACTCATAATGGTTCTTCACATACTACAGTGGAATGCAAGAAGTCTTATAGCTAATGGTCAAGAATTCAAAAAGTACATTCATGAATTAGATGTTGTTCCAGATGCAATATGTGTACAAGAAACTTGGTTACGAGACAGACTAGATTATGTGATACCAGGGTTTAGCTCTATAAGGTACGATAGACCTAACAACCAAACTGGTGGAGGGTGCATCACCTTTATCAAGGATGGGTTGGCCTACAGGGAATCCCCAAGCTCAGAAGATTCAGAATGTATTATAGTTGAAATCTATAGCCCAAGGAAAGAGGGAAACATTAAATTGATTAATTTCTATAACCCATGCAAAAAGATTTCAATAAACTGAATGAAATGGCAGGGACTGTATACAAGAAAGAAATATGGTGTGGGGACTTCAATGCACACAACAGCTTATGGGGCAGCAATCACACAGATAATAATGGGGACATAATTGAAGAAATGATGGAAGAAAGATCACTGGTCTGCATTAATAATGGACAGGCAACACGAATGGATGTGAACAGGGGTAAAACATCATGTTTAGATATCACACTGGTATCAGATAATTTGGTAAATGCATGTGAATGGTTTGTTATGAATGTTCTACTATAGGAAGTGACCATTTTCCAGTTCTCACTATTATTAACACAAATGTATGTTTCCTAGAAGGAAGTACAATTAACAGATGGTGCTTTGAGAAAGCAGACTGGGAAAAATTTAGGTTATGTTGTACGAAGTCAGCAAACCTTGTGACGTTAGAAGGTGATGTAGAGGAATGCACAAAGCAAATTACAGAACACATTATAAATGCAGCACATTTAAGTATtccaaaaagaacaacaaagggCAGGAAGAAAGTGGTCCCCTGGTGGAATGAGTGTAGCAGAGCTGTAAAAGAACGAAACAAAgcctttaaaacattaaagaagaATTTATCACAAGAGAGTGTTTTGGATTTTCAAAGGAAAAGGACAGTGGCACGTAGGACAATTAAGTTAACCAAAAAGAAAATTTGGAGAGAGTTCTGTTCCACCATAGGTAGAGGAGTAGAGTTAGGGGATATATGGTCTATGTTTAAAAGAATGAGTGGGAAAGCGTTGCAGCTTTGATAGATGGAGGAAAGACGGTGGTCAGACTATGAAAAGACAGAGATGTTGGGTAGGGCTTTTGCGGCTGTGCATAGTGGTGATCACCTTATGGATATTCATAAGCAACAGAAAGACCTGGCACTCAGAGAAAATAAGGATGTGAAGCTGAAGAGGGAGGATGGTACAACAACTTTAGATGTGGATTTTACAATAACAGAATATATAGCTCTGCTTGTCACGGGATATACAGCCCCAGGACAAGACCAGTTATGTTATGCCATGTTCCGACAGCTGCCAGTAGGGTCAAATAAGCTAGTGTTAAGACTGTTCAATAAAATATGGAAGGATGGAATAATACCGAGAAGTTGGAAAAGTGCAGTTATACTACCGTTTAGCAAACCTGGTAAAGACTCCTGGTAATTATTACCAGGATTATTACCAGGAGCATTATAGACCCATAGCTCTGACATCTCACTTATGCAAATGGATGGAGAGGATAATAGTTCGTAGGTTATCACATGTAATGGAACAGAGAGGACTACTGAGTAATATACAAAATGGATTTTGGAAAGGTCGCTCCACAACAGATGCTCTCGTTAGAGTAAGTAATGAGGTAGAAAAGGCACTGAAAATGAAAGAGCTGATGATAatagtgtattttgacattgagAAGGCATATGATACTATGTGGAGGGAAGGACTACTTATTAAACTAAATAGAATGGGGTTTGAAGGAAGGATTTATAACTGGATACTAGACTTTTTAACAGATAGGAAAATTAGAGTAAAGGTTGGATCAGAAGAGAGTTTAAGGTAAATAATTCCCCAGGGGAGCGCAATTAGCCCTATATTATTCAACATTATGATTAATGAtatattttcagatttagatGGACACATCAAATCAGCGTTATATGCAGATGATGGGGCCATATGGATGAGAGGAAGAAACGAGACATATGTGTTAGAGAACATCAGGAAAGCAATAGGGAAAGTAGAGAAGTGGTcatttaaaatatcaacaagCAAATCCTGTTATATGGTGTTCACAAACAAGCAAAGTGTCATGTAGAAAAGCTTTTTCTATATCAGCAGCCAATGGAAAAAGTAAATGAATTTAAGTATTTGGGATTGTGGTTTGATAGTAAATACACATGGAAAATACACATAAAGCAATTGGAAACTAAATGCAAACATGAGATGAACAGTCACTAATTGACATATATAGAGCATGCAGGAGGTCATCAATAGATTATGGTTGCATAGTATATgatgcagcagcaaaaacaacattggaaaaaatttataaattacAATACAGAGCTTTACGGATATGCATTGGAGCCATTAAGACAACTCCCATTAACACAATACTCATAGAAGCTGGAGAGACACCACTGGAGTTAAGAAGAGAGAAACTAGCGCTAGCATATTGGGTCAGATTGAAAGGAAGTGGGAAAGAAAACCCTGCAAAGGAGATAACAAAGGATTGTTGGGAATATTTCAGCACACCCAATCCAGTCAGTAACATTCAACCGTGGCTCTATCCAGAcgtaaaaacagattttagtatactggaaaagaaaagaggaagtggGAATATGGACTAGCAGCTATCTGAGAAACAGTTTCCATAATTATCTAAAAATCTATACAGATGGAtccaaaaacaaacaggaatgtgTGGGAATTGGAATACATATAccagaattcaaaataaatatctctAAACGATTATCAGATAGGCTATTCGTATATACGTCATTATAGCATTACAGTGGGTTGAAGAGGTCAGACCTGATATTATGCACAGACTCCTTAGCAGTTATTAAAAGCATTCAGTCAATGACATCTGTCAGAGAAGACCTACTGATAGAAATGTTTCACAGCTTATTAAGATTACATCGGGGAGGGATAGATGTAAATGGAAATGAGATTGCAGACAAACTAGCAAAAGAGGCATTACAAAAGGAAACCGTTCAAATACTGCcaggaaaaagagaaggaagattagCCAGTCAGAAGAAAGCTACTGAAATATGGCAGaaatggtgggaggaagacaggaaaggaaggagttactataaaatacaaaagtcagtaataaaaattataGCGAAAGGAGCAGGCGGGAGGAAATTATTATGACAAGACTAAGAGTAGATCACACAGGACTGAATGGCACCTTGGTTTTATTGGGGAAAAGGAAGAGTGAAAAGTGTGAAAACTGTggggttaaagaaaatgttgaacataTCATTTTGCACTGCATATTGTTTGAGTTGGAAAGACAGATATTTCAAGACAGGGTTCAGGAAGCAGGGCGGGACTGGAATCTGATGGGGGTGTTGggaacagaaggagaagaaaagggtgTAAGAATCACCAGGAAGGCATCGCCGCTGCGGAAGGAAGTCGACCTAAAAGGCCTTGCCACATAAACTATGAGGCAAAAGCGGTGGGTAGTGGACACTGTTGTCCAATCCGCACTTTGTTCCATTTGATGGgaagtgtttttatgtaatcAATTTCCAGTCTTACAAATGATTTCAACATTTCTGACTGCATATTTGATTTCTCTTTTAAGTTGACATCCCCCCCTAAAAGTGTCAGAGTGATGTATGCACAGGGGACAGTTGCTCTGTTTCCGTATCTGGAAGACCCATATTCACAACATGGATATGTAAGTAAAAGGGTCCTTACAACGTTAAACACATAATTGCCCTTAGAAATGTTGATAGCATATTCAGTATGCATGTATTTAATTACACAGGAACATTACTACGATCCAGAGAGTGGTTCGGGATACCTTGCATGGCGGTTGAAGACCATTCAAAGAAAAACTACAGAAGAAAGAGGTGCTTCAGTTAGCAAATCTGCCAAAAGTAAGTTtacttatcagttacatacaatgttgttgaaatgtgtaggCAGGAGTCAgttacattatgttttgtcTAAAGATGGTGGGCCAGGCCATAGTCAACCCAGACCCTTCACCGCTGACAAAGTGTTATCTGATGAGGATGTGGACACTCAGCTGATGAAGACGCTGTCCGTGAGAAGATGAAAGCTACCTTCATTTATCGTCATTCAGTGGTCAACGATGAAAAGAAAGCAGCAGATGTCTTCTCAGTCCTCCCGCGGTTTCTGGACACACCAGGACTGGTAAGACCTCTTCATTAGTTGAATCACTGCCCATGCAGCATGCAGTGTCACCTATCACTCCTTTCTGTGCATTTTTGCATTACAGATAGAACAAGATTTCAGGCTCCTATCTGGCAAGGTCACTGCCAACAAATTCTTGGAAAGGATTGCCCACCAATCTCAAAGCAAAAGTTATAAAGGAAAGCCATGGACTGGTACCCACCCAGAGCTCTTGGATTTAATGCGCAATGCTGAGTCAGCTGCTGAAGTTGAGAATGGAATGACTGGAACTGTTTTAATTTCTGTTGTTGGTTATAAAGGTAATTGTgccaaattaatttttttaaccgGATGTTTGTGGTCTGTAGGCTGGGACAGTGACATGTCTGCCATCTTGCTGCTGCTACATCTGCTACCCCCATCTGCGCAAGGACGAAAGAGGCCTGCATCTCAAGCTGTAGATCACCTCGTCAGATTCCTAAAAGTATGCTGAACAGCTGTTGAAAATATACTTTCCATCACCTAATTTCCATGCAGTTTGAGATAATCTCTACTGTCAGAGATTGGTCACTAAatactgctgctgtgtgtgttggaggCTGGAACCAGTGTACAGAAGCATCTAGACAACATCACTCAAAGCAGGCAGCCCTACCTTCTCGCTCAGGGACCCACAAGAAGCTGCATTCACGCCTTCTCCATCGTGATTGACAAGCACGCACTTCCATGTGAGGCGACCGGTTCAGTGGGAGGCCTTGACGAACTCTTTAAGGCCCATTATGTCTTTGGTACATCATACAGTTGTCCCCTGGCCAACCTTTTCACTTTCCTGCAAACGTCCATTTATAACATTGACGTTgggaaaacaaaggaaactCCCAGAGTTGCAGAGTTGTGAGCAAGAATGGTGCGTTAGCATCCTGTGAGATCAAACAATGAAGTGTTTTCTTTGCAAAAGTGAAAACAGCCGTATAAAGCACCTTAAGGTAATTCATGGACTCTGTCCTGGCAAGACTCTTGATCTTAAATGTGGCCAAAGCGGGATGTTCACGTTCTTTTGGTAGCTTTTCTGGCTTCAGGAAGCATCTGAACAAGTGCCATGTTAGCGGTTCATTTGAGTCTGTAGAAGAAGGTGATTTTACATCTTGTCAAAATGTTCTTGACACAAGTAATGCCACTGATGTGTCATCTGAATATTTAGAGGCTGAGTCAGAATTATCTTCAGCAAACCTTGTAAATAGTTGTGCAGCTGTAATTTCTGATTTAAAGCAGCAGGTGTAGGCCAAAATGTTGTGAACTCTGTAGTGATTTCAATGGAAGAGATTGTTCAAGATATCCATCAGCATACTAAAGAAACATTAAGCATCTATATAGTGATGAAAGGGAAACTGAAATGTGCAACAAAGTTGAAGCATGTTTTGAGGAGTTAGAGAATCCTTTCACAATTCTTAATTCAGAATACAAGCGATCAAAATTTTATTAGGCAAGTTGGAAATTGTACAACCAGTTGGCTCAAGATTTGACACAAGGCGAAATAAAAAGACTGGAACATATGATCAGATAGTTGTTCAAGATAAATTCATGTATGTTCCAATTTTATCTACATTGGAGTCAATATTTAAAAGCCAGTATAGTGCAGAAATGTTAAAGCTCAGCCACTCAAGACTAAGATATTTGTGATGCGTCTTTATTTAAGACTCACCCTCTGTTTTCAACTGAAAAGCACACAGTGCAGATCCAAATGTTCTATGATTACTTCGAGGTTGCAAATCCTCTCGGTTCCAAGCGAGGTATTCATAAACTGGGTGCAATATATTTTACCTTAAGAAACTTCTCTCCGAAATGGAATTCTTTTTTGGCCAACATACACCTGTGTGCCTTATTTCATGCACAAGATCCTAAACGGTACGGTTGTAGTGAAATTCTTGCTCCAATTGTTCGAGACATTAAAGTGTTAGAGAATGATGGTATTGAGATTCCGCTATATGGCGGTCGTGTTCGTGGTAGTTTGATACAGGTTACTGGGGATAATTTAGGCTTACATAGCTTGTTTGGTCTGGTGGAGTCTTTCAGTGCAAGGTACTGTTGCTGGTTTTGTTTGCTGAAAAATATGACTTTCAAACAGAATTCTCTGAAGATTCTTCTAAAATAGTGTTATGCACCAAAGACGCCTGTTACAACCCAGCTCGTCCTGAATTTAGGGTAAagtcaaatgtttaattaaGTGATTTGTctcaagaaaacacaagaaaaggaGGCTATATAggtactgacaaaaaaaaaggaaagaaaaggaggtaTTGTCCAAAGACAGCTCTCTACTCAAAAAACACTGAGGAACAAAAGGAGGTCAGCACCTACATGCTTTACAAGAATGCAAAGTAACCAAACAGACAAATGCTCAAACCAAAAGAGTGCAACTCACACTGTGATTTACAAGGGTTCTAACTGACGGAAGCCGCTTAAGCAGGCAACCGACAGAAACAGGTAAATCCAACACTCACTATTCACAAGGGGTACACAACCAACAACGAGGCCAACTGATCACTGGCTTGGCGAGTCCCGGTTGGCAGGTCCGGTCGGATCTTCGGCCACACCAATCAGACGCCAgcaaacagcaaccaggaagtgtGTGGTCCCAGGTCCAGAGGAACCAATCCTCAACAGGGACTCGCAGCTGGGATTTGCATACCATTCAGAGACGCCCACACTGCTCACTGTCAAGAAATGGCTCGTAATCTATCTCTGTTGTTTTTGGTGTGACGAGTTCATGCTTATTGAAGTCATTGACATATTTTCATGACATTTTGGAAGGGGTGGTCCAGTACGAACTAAAGctgctgtttttgtatttt
This genomic window contains:
- the LOC123972367 gene encoding ciliogenesis-associated TTC17-interacting protein isoform X1, which translates into the protein MMEAPLEDETHAGALAGIEGSDHGEVLKASEEAIAFMSSIDPAELQKCVFPDSLVTVSEGGRELGKFNVTVEFARRVQQPCLLLHAQSQGAIDDSPCGTTVTAYLTTELEVLEEDYHEYVKLEGHSLDKRCHMVQRDGQMVIDKVTTVGEEVTKESFSYPMSVLRGLVTEGANVLLMRLIVLRKKMPEHMTFISFDQGLQIIQTTFRELGLMQLEVGDETVEVFGVERTVHSVEDSPSTWQCYFLADGHLASRVQVGSPVTMRLLQLPSQLEKGFEKIPLVWEEDMQMRSKFLDRKEELKADHASYLRQHPEIRALISDFLQFLLLRKPDDVFQFARDYFLPFASRHPPEPSLKAP
- the LOC123972367 gene encoding ciliogenesis-associated TTC17-interacting protein isoform X2, yielding MMEAPLEDETHAGALAGIEGSDHGEVLKASEEAIAFMSSIDPAELQKCVFPDSLVTVSEGGRELGKFNVTVEFARRVQQPCLLLHAQSQGAIDDSPCGTTVTAYLTTELEVLEEDYHEYVKLEGHSLDKRCHMVQRDGQMVIDKVTTVGEEVTKESFSYPMSVLRGLVTEGANVLLMRLIVLRKKMPEHMTFISFDQGLQIIQTTFRELGLMQLEVGDETVEVFGVERTVHSVEDSPSTWQCYFLADGHLASRVQVGSPVTMRLLQLPSQLEKGFEKIPLVWEEDMQMRSKFLDRKNRIATCV